A part of Pseudomonas sp. HR96 genomic DNA contains:
- a CDS encoding NADH:flavin oxidoreductase/NADH oxidase, which produces MSLLLEPYTLRQLTLRNRIGVSPMCQYSCADGLANDWHLVHLGSRAVGGAGLVFTEAAAVTADGRITPQDLGLWNDEQIEPLQRITRFITAQGAVPAIQLAHAGRKASTWRPWLGKHGSIPVSEGGWVPVGPSKIAFDPQYTTPTELDEGQIQEVILAFVEAARRALRANFKVVEVHAAHGYLLHQFLSPLSNQRQDQYGGSFENRIRLTLQVTEAIRTVWPQELPVFVRVSATDWVEDGWNPDETVELARRLKAIGVDLVDVSSGGTAASAEIPVGPGYQTRFAERVRQEAQMATATVGMITDPAQAEHILRTGQADVILLARELLRDPYWPLRADEDLGGRLATWPAQYQRATHRDQPIHESDLRD; this is translated from the coding sequence ATGAGTCTGTTGCTCGAACCCTACACACTGCGTCAGTTGACATTGCGCAATCGCATCGGCGTTTCGCCGATGTGCCAGTACTCCTGCGCCGATGGCCTGGCCAACGATTGGCATCTGGTCCACCTGGGCAGCCGCGCGGTCGGCGGTGCCGGCCTGGTGTTCACCGAGGCGGCGGCCGTGACCGCCGACGGCCGCATCACCCCGCAGGACCTTGGGCTGTGGAACGACGAACAGATCGAGCCGCTGCAACGCATCACCCGCTTCATTACCGCCCAGGGCGCGGTGCCGGCCATCCAGCTGGCGCATGCCGGGCGCAAGGCCAGCACCTGGCGGCCGTGGCTGGGCAAGCATGGCAGCATCCCCGTCAGCGAAGGCGGCTGGGTACCGGTGGGTCCGTCGAAAATCGCCTTCGACCCGCAATACACCACCCCTACCGAGCTGGATGAGGGGCAGATCCAGGAAGTCATCCTGGCGTTCGTCGAAGCGGCCCGCCGCGCCCTGCGTGCCAACTTCAAGGTGGTGGAGGTGCACGCGGCCCACGGCTACCTGCTGCATCAGTTTCTGTCGCCGCTGAGCAACCAGCGCCAGGATCAGTACGGCGGCTCGTTCGAGAATCGCATTCGCCTGACCTTGCAGGTCACCGAAGCCATCCGCACGGTCTGGCCGCAGGAGCTGCCGGTGTTCGTCCGGGTTTCGGCCACCGACTGGGTGGAAGACGGCTGGAACCCGGATGAGACCGTGGAGCTGGCCCGGCGCCTGAAAGCCATCGGCGTCGACCTGGTCGATGTGTCTTCCGGCGGTACCGCAGCCAGCGCCGAGATTCCGGTGGGGCCGGGCTACCAGACGCGCTTTGCCGAGCGCGTGCGCCAGGAGGCGCAGATGGCCACTGCTACCGTGGGCATGATCACCGACCCGGCGCAGGCCGAGCACATCCTGCGCACCGGCCAGGCCGACGTGATCCTGCTGGCTCGCGAACTGCTGCGCGACCCCTACTGGCCATTGCGCGCCGACGAAGACCTGGGCGGGCGCCTGGCCACCTGGCCGGCGCAATACCAGCGGGCGACCCATCGCGATCAGCCGATCCATGAGTCAGACCTCAGAGATTAA
- the recJ gene encoding single-stranded-DNA-specific exonuclease RecJ codes for MRIEPRQLPDTLPFLGDLPPLLTRLYAARGVASAAELDKSLARLLPYQQLKGIDQAVDLLVQAIDQRQRILIVGDFDADGATASTVGVLGLRLLGAAHVDYLVPNRFEYGYGLTPEIVAVALQREPQLLMTVDNGISSVEGVAAAKAAGLRVLVTDHHLPGHELPAADAIVNPNQPGCEFPSKALAGVGVIFYVLMALRARLRALGRYEVAPQPNIGELLDLVALGSVADVVPLDANNRILVHQGLERIRAGRARPGIRAILEVAKREAAKVTSTDLGFIVGPRLNAAGRLDDMSLGIECLLCTDADLARDMATQLDGLNQDRKSIEQGMQREALAQLKDLPLESMPFGLCLFEADWHQGVIGILASRMKERYHRPTIAFADAGEGMLKGSARSVPGFHIRDALDAVAARHPLLISKFGGHAMAAGLSLPEANFAAFAEAFDAEVRRQLREDDLTGRLLSDGTLAVEEFHLELARALRHAGPWGQHFPEPLFHGVFQLVEQRVVGERHLKVVLKSECGSLKLDGIAFGIDRDVWPNPSVRWVQLAYKLDLNEFRGQETVQLMIAHIEAR; via the coding sequence ATGCGTATCGAACCCCGTCAACTGCCCGACACCCTGCCGTTTCTCGGCGATTTGCCACCCTTGCTGACCCGGCTGTACGCCGCCCGCGGCGTGGCCAGTGCCGCCGAGTTGGACAAGAGCCTGGCGCGTTTGCTGCCTTATCAGCAGCTCAAGGGCATCGATCAGGCCGTCGACCTGCTGGTGCAGGCGATCGACCAACGCCAGCGCATCCTTATCGTCGGTGACTTCGACGCCGACGGCGCCACCGCCAGCACCGTTGGCGTGCTCGGCCTGCGTCTGCTGGGTGCCGCTCATGTTGATTACCTAGTCCCCAATCGCTTCGAGTACGGTTATGGGCTGACCCCGGAAATCGTTGCAGTCGCCCTGCAGCGCGAACCGCAGTTGCTGATGACCGTGGATAACGGCATTTCCAGTGTGGAAGGCGTGGCGGCCGCCAAGGCTGCGGGGCTGCGCGTGCTGGTCACCGATCACCACTTGCCCGGTCATGAACTGCCGGCTGCCGATGCCATCGTCAATCCCAACCAGCCAGGCTGCGAGTTTCCCAGCAAGGCGCTGGCCGGGGTCGGGGTGATCTTCTATGTACTGATGGCCCTGCGTGCGCGGCTGCGTGCATTGGGCCGCTATGAGGTTGCGCCGCAGCCCAACATCGGCGAACTGCTTGACCTGGTGGCGCTGGGTAGCGTCGCCGACGTGGTGCCCCTGGATGCCAACAACCGCATTCTGGTGCATCAGGGTCTGGAACGCATTCGCGCCGGTCGTGCCCGTCCGGGTATCCGCGCCATCCTCGAAGTGGCCAAGCGCGAGGCGGCGAAAGTCACCTCCACCGACCTGGGCTTCATTGTCGGCCCACGGCTCAACGCCGCCGGGCGCCTGGATGACATGAGCCTGGGGATCGAGTGTCTGCTGTGCACCGACGCCGACCTGGCCCGGGACATGGCCACGCAACTGGACGGCCTCAACCAGGACCGCAAGTCCATCGAGCAGGGCATGCAGCGCGAAGCCCTGGCGCAACTCAAGGACCTGCCGCTGGAATCGATGCCGTTCGGCCTGTGCCTGTTCGAGGCCGATTGGCATCAAGGGGTGATCGGCATTCTCGCGTCGCGCATGAAAGAGCGTTATCACCGTCCGACCATTGCCTTCGCCGATGCGGGCGAGGGCATGCTCAAAGGCTCGGCACGTTCGGTCCCGGGCTTTCATATCCGTGACGCCCTGGATGCCGTGGCCGCGCGCCACCCGTTGCTGATCAGCAAGTTCGGCGGACATGCCATGGCCGCCGGGCTGTCGCTGCCCGAGGCCAATTTTGCGGCGTTCGCCGAAGCCTTCGATGCCGAAGTACGGCGCCAGCTGCGCGAAGATGATCTGACGGGCCGGCTGTTGTCGGACGGCACCCTGGCCGTCGAGGAGTTTCATTTGGAGCTGGCCCGAGCCTTGCGCCATGCCGGGCCCTGGGGGCAACACTTTCCCGAGCCGTTGTTCCACGGGGTGTTTCAGCTGGTGGAACAGCGCGTGGTGGGCGAGCGTCACCTGAAGGTGGTGCTCAAAAGCGAGTGCGGTTCGCTCAAGCTCGACGGCATCGCTTTCGGCATTGACCGCGACGTCTGGCCCAACCCGAGCGTGCGCTGGGTGCAGTTGGCCTACAAGCTGGATCTCAACGAGTTTCGTGGCCAGGAAACCGTGCAGTTGATGATCGCCCACATCGAGGCGCGTTGA
- a CDS encoding YaeQ family protein: MAQPSTTYKFELNLTDLDCGVYESVKQTIARHPSETEERMTVRLLAYAFWYNEHLSFGRGLSDVDEPALWEKSLDDRVLHWIEVGQPDADRLTWCSRRTERTSLLAYGSLRVWQGKVVDAVKNLKNVNIAAVPQEVLETLAKDMPRVIKWDVMISEGTIFVTDDRGQHEVQLEWLLGERG; the protein is encoded by the coding sequence ATGGCCCAGCCGTCGACCACCTATAAATTCGAACTGAACCTGACCGATCTGGACTGCGGGGTGTACGAGAGCGTCAAGCAGACCATCGCCCGTCACCCCTCGGAAACCGAAGAGCGCATGACCGTGCGCCTGTTGGCCTATGCCTTCTGGTACAACGAGCACCTGTCGTTCGGCCGCGGCTTGTCGGATGTCGACGAGCCCGCGCTGTGGGAAAAGAGCCTGGACGACCGCGTGCTGCACTGGATCGAAGTCGGTCAGCCGGACGCCGACCGTCTGACCTGGTGCTCGCGCCGCACCGAGCGCACCAGCCTCCTGGCCTACGGCAGCCTGCGCGTATGGCAGGGCAAGGTGGTGGACGCGGTGAAGAACCTGAAAAACGTCAACATCGCCGCAGTGCCCCAGGAAGTTCTGGAAACCCTGGCCAAGGACATGCCGCGGGTCATCAAGTGGGACGTCATGATCAGCGAGGGCACCATCTTCGTCACCGACGACCGCGGCCAGCACGAAGTGCAGCTTGAATGGTTGCTGGGCGAGCGCGGCTGA
- a CDS encoding DUF3509 domain-containing protein: protein MESISQLLSEALTPYQVHVAPCASNGKCRVTLSSASGSPVLARDFHHSQFANPRALVDVVDGLHRDLRVAEGRLEPCMIAALKSAAAGAGFSAALR, encoded by the coding sequence ATGGAAAGTATCAGCCAGTTGCTCAGCGAAGCTTTGACGCCTTATCAAGTCCATGTCGCCCCTTGCGCGAGCAACGGCAAATGCCGGGTCACCCTCAGCAGCGCCAGCGGCAGCCCGGTGCTGGCCCGGGATTTTCACCACAGTCAGTTCGCCAACCCGCGCGCGCTGGTCGACGTTGTCGACGGGTTGCATCGTGATCTGCGCGTTGCCGAAGGCCGCCTGGAGCCCTGCATGATCGCTGCCCTGAAAAGCGCTGCGGCAGGTGCCGGCTTTTCAGCCGCTTTGCGCTGA
- a CDS encoding response regulator transcription factor, whose amino-acid sequence MGLRTLVEREPELAVAGEVGSPLELTEWLHAHPCDLLITDYSMPMQAQQDGLRMLEYVRQHWPQLPVLVITSLVNAGVFRAILNTGVRGLIGKGSLLEELPQAIAHLRRRKLYIARAVSRELLQAGENRQDRPFVQETLSPRELEVTRLFGAGLSVSEIALAVNRSKQTVSAQKVSAMRKLGVPSDAALFIYLQQYVES is encoded by the coding sequence ATGGGATTGCGTACCCTGGTCGAGCGCGAACCGGAGCTGGCGGTGGCCGGCGAAGTCGGCTCGCCGCTTGAGCTCACCGAATGGCTGCACGCCCATCCCTGCGACCTGCTGATCACCGACTATTCGATGCCGATGCAGGCCCAGCAGGATGGCTTGCGCATGCTCGAATACGTCCGCCAACACTGGCCGCAGCTACCGGTGCTGGTGATTACCTCGCTGGTCAACGCCGGGGTGTTTCGCGCCATCCTCAATACCGGGGTCAGGGGTCTGATCGGCAAGGGCAGCCTGCTCGAAGAGTTGCCCCAGGCCATCGCCCACCTGCGCCGGCGCAAGCTGTACATCGCCCGCGCCGTGAGCCGGGAGCTGTTACAGGCCGGGGAAAACCGTCAGGACCGCCCTTTCGTGCAGGAAACCCTGTCTCCGCGAGAACTGGAGGTGACGCGCCTGTTCGGCGCCGGGCTGTCGGTCAGCGAGATCGCTCTGGCGGTCAACCGCAGCAAGCAGACCGTCAGCGCGCAGAAGGTGTCGGCCATGCGCAAGCTGGGCGTGCCCAGCGACGCGGCGCTGTTCATTTACCTGCAGCAGTATGTCGAGTCGTAG
- a CDS encoding response regulator has protein sequence MHSLKVLVLEDNPFQLMAIHQMLNACGVFDVLAADSLENAHASLDKRGTVDIAICDLALEQGDGMDMVRYLARERLAHAVIILSCTERRRLDAAAHCARQQGLPVLASLQKPASASVLHCLLQAYLDTACLPRESLPKVEVEELQDTAQWPSPARQGA, from the coding sequence ATGCACTCACTCAAGGTGCTCGTGCTCGAAGACAATCCATTCCAGTTGATGGCCATTCACCAGATGCTCAACGCCTGCGGCGTTTTTGACGTGCTGGCCGCCGACAGCCTGGAAAACGCCCATGCCTCGCTGGACAAGCGCGGCACGGTGGACATCGCCATCTGTGACCTCGCCCTGGAGCAAGGCGATGGCATGGACATGGTCCGCTACCTGGCGCGCGAGCGCCTGGCCCACGCGGTGATCATCCTCAGCTGCACCGAACGGCGTAGGCTTGACGCGGCCGCCCACTGTGCCCGCCAGCAAGGCCTGCCGGTGCTGGCGTCGCTGCAGAAGCCGGCATCGGCCAGTGTCCTGCATTGCCTGCTGCAAGCCTACCTGGATACCGCCTGCCTGCCCCGCGAGTCGCTGCCCAAGGTCGAGGTGGAGGAGTTGCAGGACACCGCGCAATGGCCTTCTCCCGCACGGCAGGGTGCTTAG
- the thrC gene encoding threonine synthase — translation MRYISTRGQAPALNFEEVLLAGLASDGGLYVPENLPRFTQEEIASWAGLPYHELAFRVMRPFVTGSIPDADFKKILEETYGVFAHASIAPLRQLGGNEWVLELFHGPTLAFKDFALQLLGRLLDYVLAKRKQRVVIIGATSGDTGSAAIEGCKHCENVDIFILHPHQRVSEVQRRQMTTVSGANVHNLAIEGNFDDCQEMVKNSFADQSFLKGTPLVAVNSINWARIMAQIVYYFHAALQLGGPARSVAFSVPTGNFGDIFAGYLARNMGLPINQLIVATNRNDILHRFMSGNQYVKQTLHATLSPSMDIMVSSNFERLLFDLHGRNGAAIAGLMADFKRGGGFSVEQERWTEARKLFDSLAVDDEQTCQTIAAVYQQTGEVLDPHTAIGVHAARECRRSLDIPMVILGTAHPVKFPDAVVKAGVGKALDLPPHLTDLLQREEQCTVLANDLGAMQAYVAQHGNRGKPL, via the coding sequence ATGCGTTATATCAGTACTCGCGGCCAGGCACCGGCCCTCAACTTCGAAGAAGTACTGCTCGCCGGCCTGGCCAGCGACGGCGGCCTCTATGTGCCGGAGAATCTGCCACGCTTCACCCAGGAAGAGATCGCTTCCTGGGCCGGCCTGCCGTATCACGAGCTGGCATTCCGGGTCATGCGGCCGTTCGTCACCGGCAGTATTCCCGACGCCGACTTCAAGAAAATCCTTGAAGAAACCTACGGCGTCTTCGCCCACGCCTCGATTGCCCCGCTGCGCCAGCTGGGCGGCAACGAGTGGGTGCTGGAGCTGTTCCACGGCCCGACGTTGGCCTTCAAGGACTTCGCCCTGCAACTGCTCGGACGCCTGCTCGACTACGTGCTGGCCAAGCGCAAGCAGCGCGTGGTGATCATCGGTGCCACCAGCGGCGACACCGGTTCGGCGGCCATCGAAGGTTGCAAGCACTGCGAAAACGTCGACATCTTCATCCTGCACCCGCACCAGCGCGTGTCGGAAGTACAGCGTCGGCAGATGACCACCGTATCAGGTGCCAACGTGCACAACCTGGCCATCGAAGGCAACTTCGACGACTGCCAGGAAATGGTCAAGAACAGCTTTGCCGACCAGTCCTTCCTCAAGGGCACGCCTTTGGTAGCCGTGAACTCGATCAACTGGGCGCGGATCATGGCCCAGATCGTCTACTACTTCCATGCAGCGCTGCAGCTGGGTGGCCCGGCGCGTTCGGTAGCGTTCTCGGTGCCGACTGGCAATTTCGGCGACATCTTTGCCGGCTACCTGGCGCGCAACATGGGCCTGCCGATCAACCAGTTGATCGTTGCCACCAACCGCAACGACATCCTGCACCGCTTCATGAGCGGCAACCAGTATGTCAAGCAAACCCTGCACGCTACGCTCTCGCCCTCCATGGATATCATGGTCTCGTCGAACTTCGAGCGCCTGCTGTTCGACCTGCACGGTCGCAACGGTGCGGCGATCGCCGGGCTGATGGCTGACTTCAAGCGTGGCGGCGGCTTCAGTGTCGAGCAGGAGCGCTGGACCGAAGCACGCAAGCTGTTCGACTCGTTGGCCGTCGACGACGAGCAGACCTGCCAGACCATCGCAGCTGTCTATCAGCAGACTGGCGAAGTGCTCGACCCGCACACCGCCATTGGCGTGCACGCTGCCCGCGAATGCCGACGCAGCCTGGACATCCCGATGGTCATCCTGGGCACCGCGCACCCGGTGAAATTCCCCGATGCGGTGGTCAAGGCCGGCGTCGGCAAGGCGCTTGACCTGCCCCCGCATCTCACCGACCTGCTGCAGCGTGAAGAGCAATGCACGGTCCTGGCCAACGATCTGGGCGCCATGCAGGCCTACGTCGCGCAGCACGGCAACCGCGGCAAGCCGCTCTGA
- a CDS encoding homoserine dehydrogenase, whose protein sequence is MKPVKVGICGLGTVGGGTFNVLQRNAEEIARRAGRGIEVAQIAVRTPKPQFETTGISITNDVFAVASNPEIEIVIELMGGYTVARELVLKAIEHGKHVVTANKALIAVHGNEIFAKAREKGVIVAFEAAVAGGIPVIKAIREGLSANRINWVAGIINGTGNFILTEMREKGRAFQDVLAEAQALGYAEADPTFDVEGIDAAHKLTILASIAFGIPLQFDKAYTEGITQLTTADVNYAEALGYRIKHLGVARSTANGIELRVHPTLIPAGRLIANVNGVMNAVMVNGDAAGSTLFYGAGAGQEPTASSVVADLVDVVRAMTSDPENRVPHLAFQPDSLSAHPILPIEQCESAYYLRIQAKDHPGVLAQVASILSERGINIESIMQKEVEEQDGLVPLILLTHRVIEQRINDAISALEALEGVAGSVVRIRVEQLN, encoded by the coding sequence GTGAAACCGGTCAAAGTAGGCATCTGTGGGTTAGGTACCGTCGGTGGTGGCACCTTCAACGTTCTGCAGCGCAACGCCGAGGAGATCGCCCGCCGTGCCGGGCGTGGAATCGAAGTGGCGCAGATCGCCGTGCGCACGCCAAAGCCTCAGTTTGAAACGACCGGTATCAGCATTACCAACGATGTCTTCGCGGTGGCCAGCAACCCCGAAATCGAGATCGTCATCGAGCTGATGGGCGGCTACACCGTCGCCCGCGAGCTGGTGCTCAAGGCCATCGAGCATGGCAAGCACGTGGTCACCGCCAACAAGGCGCTGATCGCCGTGCACGGCAACGAGATCTTTGCCAAGGCTCGCGAGAAGGGCGTCATCGTCGCCTTCGAAGCGGCGGTGGCCGGTGGCATCCCGGTGATCAAGGCCATCCGCGAAGGGCTGTCGGCCAACCGCATCAACTGGGTCGCCGGGATCATCAATGGCACCGGCAATTTCATCCTCACCGAGATGCGCGAAAAAGGCCGGGCTTTCCAGGACGTGTTGGCCGAAGCCCAGGCGCTGGGCTATGCCGAAGCCGACCCTACGTTCGACGTCGAAGGCATCGACGCCGCGCACAAGCTGACCATCCTCGCGTCCATCGCCTTCGGTATCCCGTTGCAGTTCGACAAGGCCTACACCGAAGGCATCACCCAACTGACCACCGCCGACGTCAACTACGCCGAAGCGCTGGGCTACCGCATCAAGCATTTGGGCGTGGCCCGCAGCACGGCCAATGGCATCGAACTGCGCGTGCATCCAACCCTGATCCCCGCAGGCCGCCTGATCGCCAACGTCAACGGCGTGATGAACGCGGTCATGGTCAACGGTGACGCCGCCGGTTCGACCCTGTTCTACGGTGCCGGCGCCGGCCAGGAGCCGACCGCTTCCTCGGTGGTGGCCGACCTCGTCGACGTTGTACGGGCCATGACCTCGGACCCCGAGAACCGTGTGCCGCACCTGGCGTTCCAGCCCGACTCGCTGTCGGCGCACCCGATCCTGCCGATCGAGCAGTGCGAAAGCGCCTACTACCTGCGCATCCAGGCCAAGGACCATCCAGGCGTGCTGGCCCAGGTAGCGAGCATCCTCTCCGAGCGCGGCATCAACATAGAGTCGATCATGCAGAAGGAAGTCGAGGAGCAGGACGGCCTGGTGCCGCTGATCCTCCTGACCCACCGCGTCATCGAGCAACGTATCAACGACGCCATCAGCGCCCTGGAAGCGCTCGAGGGCGTGGCCGGAAGCGTCGTGCGCATCCGCGTCGAGCAACTGAACTGA
- the dsbC gene encoding bifunctional protein-disulfide isomerase/oxidoreductase DsbC, translated as MRVTRIIAAAALALASTFAIADDAAEQAIRKTLDTLQLEVPVESISSSELNGLYQVKLKGGRVLYASPDGQFVMQGYLFQVKDGKPVNLTEKVERQAVAATINAVPANQMVVFPAVGETKSHITVFTDTTCPYCQKLHGEVAQLNRMGIEVRYMAFPRQGLESPGDQQLQAVWCSKDRKGTLEKMMSGKEITAAKCDNPVNKQFEMGQSIGVSGTPAIILQDGQMIPGYQPAPQIAKLALAAQS; from the coding sequence ATGCGCGTGACCCGAATCATCGCCGCCGCCGCCCTCGCGTTGGCCAGTACCTTTGCCATCGCCGACGACGCCGCCGAGCAGGCGATCCGCAAGACGTTGGACACACTGCAACTGGAGGTGCCGGTCGAAAGCATCTCCAGCAGCGAGCTCAACGGCCTCTACCAGGTCAAGCTCAAGGGTGGCCGCGTGCTCTACGCCAGCCCCGATGGCCAGTTCGTCATGCAGGGCTACCTGTTTCAGGTCAAGGACGGCAAGCCGGTCAACCTGACCGAGAAGGTCGAGCGCCAGGCCGTGGCCGCGACCATCAACGCCGTGCCAGCCAACCAGATGGTGGTTTTCCCGGCCGTGGGTGAGACCAAGTCGCACATCACCGTGTTCACCGACACCACCTGCCCGTACTGCCAGAAGCTGCACGGCGAAGTCGCCCAGCTCAACCGCATGGGCATCGAAGTACGCTACATGGCGTTTCCGCGCCAGGGCCTGGAATCGCCGGGCGACCAGCAGCTGCAGGCCGTGTGGTGCTCCAAGGACCGCAAGGGCACACTGGAGAAGATGATGTCCGGCAAGGAAATCACCGCAGCCAAGTGTGATAACCCGGTCAACAAGCAGTTCGAGATGGGCCAGTCGATCGGTGTCAGTGGCACCCCGGCGATCATCCTGCAGGACGGCCAGATGATTCCGGGCTACCAGCCGGCGCCACAAATTGCGAAACTGGCACTCGCAGCTCAGTCATAG
- the xerD gene encoding site-specific tyrosine recombinase XerD has protein sequence MPAIPHPLIDQFLDALWLEKGLADNSRESYRSDLELFNGWLGERGGELPGASREAILDHLAWRVEQGYKARSTARFLSGARGFYRYLLRERLITVDPTLQVEMPQLGKPLPKSLSEADVEALLAAPDLGEPIGQRDRAMLEVLYACGLRVTELVSLTLDQVNLRQGVLRVMGKGSKERLVPMGEEAIVWVERFLRDGRAVLLGERPSDVLFPSQRGEQMTRQTFWHRIKHQAQVAGIDKSLSPHTLRHAFATHLLNHGADLRVVQMLLGHSDLSTTQIYTHVARARLQELHARHHPRG, from the coding sequence ATGCCCGCCATACCCCACCCCCTGATCGACCAATTCCTCGACGCGCTGTGGCTGGAAAAAGGCCTGGCCGACAACAGCCGCGAGTCTTACCGCAGTGACCTGGAACTGTTCAACGGCTGGCTGGGCGAGCGCGGCGGCGAGTTGCCAGGGGCGTCTCGGGAAGCCATCCTCGACCACCTGGCCTGGCGCGTCGAACAGGGTTACAAAGCACGTTCCACCGCGCGGTTTCTCTCCGGCGCGCGGGGTTTCTACCGCTACCTGCTGCGCGAGCGGCTGATCACGGTCGACCCGACCCTGCAGGTGGAAATGCCGCAACTGGGCAAACCGCTGCCAAAGTCGCTCTCCGAAGCCGACGTCGAGGCCCTGCTGGCCGCGCCGGACCTCGGCGAGCCGATCGGCCAGCGCGACCGCGCCATGCTCGAAGTGCTGTACGCCTGCGGGCTGCGGGTGACCGAGCTGGTCAGCCTGACCCTGGACCAGGTCAACCTGCGTCAGGGTGTGCTGCGGGTGATGGGCAAGGGCAGCAAGGAGCGCCTGGTGCCGATGGGCGAGGAGGCCATCGTCTGGGTCGAGCGGTTCCTGCGCGATGGCCGCGCCGTGCTGCTCGGTGAGCGTCCCAGCGACGTGCTGTTTCCCAGCCAGCGCGGTGAACAGATGACCCGGCAGACCTTCTGGCACCGCATCAAGCATCAGGCGCAAGTGGCCGGCATCGACAAGTCGCTGTCGCCGCACACCCTGCGCCATGCCTTCGCCACCCACCTGCTCAACCACGGCGCCGACCTGCGTGTGGTGCAGATGCTGCTGGGCCACAGCGACCTCTCCACCACCCAGATCTACACCCACGTGGCCCGCGCCCGCCTGCAGGAGCTGCACGCCCGGCACCACCCGCGCGGCTGA
- the rplS gene encoding 50S ribosomal protein L19 has product MTNKIILQLEAEQMTKEIPTFAPGDTIVVQVKVKEGDRSRLQAFEGVVIAKRNRGINSAFTVRKISNGVGVERTFQTYSPQIDSLAVKRRGDVRKAKLYYLRDLSGKAARIKEKLA; this is encoded by the coding sequence ATGACCAACAAAATCATTCTGCAACTCGAAGCCGAGCAGATGACCAAAGAGATCCCGACCTTTGCCCCGGGCGACACCATTGTCGTTCAGGTGAAAGTGAAGGAAGGCGATCGTAGCCGTCTGCAGGCTTTCGAAGGCGTTGTCATCGCCAAGCGCAACCGCGGGATCAACAGTGCTTTCACTGTTCGCAAGATCTCCAACGGTGTTGGCGTAGAGCGTACCTTCCAGACCTACAGCCCGCAGATCGACAGCCTGGCCGTGAAACGTCGTGGTGACGTGCGCAAAGCCAAGCTGTACTACCTGCGTGACCTGTCCGGCAAGGCCGCGCGCATCAAGGAAAAACTGGCCTGA
- the trmD gene encoding tRNA (guanosine(37)-N1)-methyltransferase TrmD, whose protein sequence is MASLRVDVITLFPEMFSAISEYGITSRAVKQGLLQLTCWNPRDYTSDRHHTVDDRPFGGGPGMVMKIKPLEDALVQARQAAGEAAKVIYLSPQGRQLSQQAVQQLAKEESLILIAGRYEGVDERFIQAHVDEEWSIGDYVLSGGELPAMVLIDAVTRLLPGALGHADSAEEDSFTDGLLDCPHYTRPEVYADQRVPDVLLSGNHAHIRRWRLQQSLGRTYERRADLLESRSLSGEEKKLLADYLRERDDS, encoded by the coding sequence ATGGCCAGCCTTCGCGTAGACGTGATCACCTTGTTCCCCGAGATGTTTTCGGCCATCAGCGAGTACGGCATTACCAGCCGCGCGGTGAAACAGGGGTTGTTGCAACTGACCTGCTGGAACCCGCGGGACTACACCAGCGATCGCCACCACACGGTGGACGACCGGCCGTTTGGTGGAGGCCCGGGCATGGTGATGAAGATCAAGCCCCTGGAAGACGCCCTGGTCCAGGCCAGGCAAGCAGCAGGGGAGGCGGCGAAGGTGATCTACCTGTCGCCACAAGGCCGCCAGCTGAGTCAGCAGGCGGTACAGCAACTGGCCAAAGAAGAGTCGTTGATTCTGATTGCCGGGCGCTATGAAGGCGTTGACGAGCGGTTCATTCAGGCTCATGTCGATGAAGAGTGGTCGATAGGCGACTATGTACTCTCCGGTGGCGAGCTGCCGGCGATGGTCCTGATCGATGCGGTTACACGACTGCTGCCCGGAGCGCTAGGGCATGCGGACTCCGCGGAGGAAGATTCCTTCACGGATGGGCTGCTGGATTGCCCGCATTACACTCGACCGGAGGTATATGCGGATCAGCGTGTTCCCGACGTGTTGCTAAGTGGCAATCACGCACACATCCGGCGCTGGCGTTTGCAGCAGTCCCTTGGGCGGACCTACGAACGACGCGCTGATCTTCTGGAAAGCCGCTCGCTTTCTGGAGAAGAGAAAAAGCTGCTCGCGGACTACCTTCGCGAGCGGGACGATAGTTAA